One segment of Selenomonadales bacterium DNA contains the following:
- a CDS encoding tyrosine phenol-lyase → MEKKYMAEPYKIKMVEPIAVTTRAQREEAIQRAGYNTFLLDSDDVYIDLLTDSGTNAMSDNQWAGMMLGDEAYAGSKNFKNLKLAVQDLFGFKHVLPTHQGRGAENILSQIMIKKGDFVPGNMYFTTTRAHQELNGATFRDIIIDEAHDSTLE, encoded by the coding sequence ATGGAAAAGAAGTATATGGCCGAGCCTTACAAGATTAAAATGGTGGAACCAATCGCCGTCACCACGCGCGCGCAGCGCGAAGAGGCCATACAGCGCGCCGGGTACAACACGTTTTTGCTGGACTCGGACGACGTCTATATCGACCTGTTAACCGACTCGGGCACCAACGCCATGAGCGATAACCAGTGGGCGGGCATGATGTTAGGCGACGAGGCCTATGCCGGCTCCAAGAACTTTAAGAACCTAAAGCTCGCCGTACAGGACTTGTTTGGCTTTAAGCATGTGCTGCCGACGCACCAGGGACGCGGCGCGGAGAATATTCTTTCGCAAATCATGATTAAAAAGGGTGACTTTGTCCCCGGCAACATGTACTTTACGACTACGCGCGCCCACCAAGAGCTTAACGGCGCTACGTTTAGGGATATCATCATTGACGAAGCGCATGACTCGACGCTGGAG